CGAAGTGTGGGGCTCGCAATATCTGCTCGGCACGGCCATGGCGGCCGTCGGCTTGGGGACCAACTTCTCGGTGTTCAAGAGCGTCGGCTTGAAACCCTTCGCCGTCGGATTTGTGGGCGCCTTGTTGGTCGGGGTCGTTGGGCTTGGGCTGGCCTTGACGTTGGGACCATACGTTCACCTGTGATCTCGTCCTTGCTGCGAGCAACGCTTGGACCGTGATGGGGAAAAGGGTCCCCAAAGAAAAAGGAGAAGAGAGCCATTGCTCCGTCGGAGGCGAGGTGAAGTTGAACCGGCGCGAGTTATTTGTCGGTGGTGTTCTCTGAAAAGGGCTGCGTCGGGGGCGGGAATTGCTCGCTGCGAGATTTCGACGGCTGTAGTCGGTGGAGGCGACGAGGGGAAGGTTCCCGAACGACTCTCTTCCGGAGGTGTCCCTGTCATCGACGGCCTCTGGCCAGCGATCGGACTCGCGGATGCTTGGCGGCTAGGCAGGCAATTCCTCTTCGTCTTTCACGAATTCATTTGGCCAAGATTTCGGGTATTGCGGTTTTTTCCCTTGACAGCGAAAAAAATAGGCTATACTCTGACTCCGCTACGTGGTGGTGATTCTACGAGAAGAAGGGAGAAGGGCGAGGTCATCGAGCGAGAACTTCTCATAGCGTGAATCCAGGGGATTGTCGTGATGCAACCCCGCAGCTTCACAGCGACGAGGCAGAGTACCCCTTCGGTCATTTGTGGACAGCAACGGGGGATACCTCGACCGGCGAGGGGAATCCAACATTGGAGATTTTGACCTTGCGGCTCCTGTCTCTCCTGGCGGGGACGTGCGTCGGTCTAGCGTTCTGCGCGTCCGGCAAGAAGTCGTCCATGTCGGGCTATTTCATGAAGGTGTAACAAGACTCGGAAAGGAGGGCCTATGAGCAAGGGACCAGATTCGACACGTAGAGCGCGAATCCTCATCGAGCGAGGACAGAAGCGCACGCTATCTCGAACCTTGTGGAAGAGCTTGATGCGGCGACGTCGGGCTGCGATGGTGCTGCTGCTCGCGGGGCTGTTGACGGTTGCTCCGCTGCCCTGGCCGGTCACCCCGGTGATGGGGGCGACGTTCACCGTCACCTCGACAGCAGACAATCTTACTAATGGCGACGGGCAGTGCACACTGCGCGAAGCGATTCGAGCGGCAAACAACTCGGCGAGCAATGACTGCGGCGCAGCGAGTCCGGCCAGCGACGTGATCGTGCTGCAATCAGGCGCGACCTACACGCTGAGTCTTGATCCCACAGCGGGAAATGAAGATGCTGCTCTGGAGGATGACCTGGATATTCTTGCTGCTGGGACGCTGACAATTCAGGGCAACGGGGCAACGATCGAGCGAGTTGGTCCATGCATTCTCAACGGCACAATCACTGCGGGAGAATTCCGCATCTTTCATGTCGTCGCATCTGCAGCCAATCTCACGCTGCAAAACGTGACGGTGCGAAATGGCTGCACCGATGGTTCGACTAACGGCGGTGGCGTCCTCAACAGCGGCACGCTGACGGTGATCGGTAGCACGATCCGGAATAGTCGCGCGAACGTGGACGGTGGTGGCCTTTTCAACACTGGCACGTTGACGGTGATCGACAGCACGATCTCGAACAATCTCGTGAACGATGACGGCGGCGGCATCTATAACGGCGGCGTGCTGACGGTGACCAATAGCGCGATCTCGAATAATACCGCAGCGGTCTGGGGCGGTGGTATCTTGAACGCCTCCGTCACGATGACGGTGACCAGCAGCACGTTCTCGAACAATAGAGCGGATCAAATGGGTGGCGGCATCTTCAACACTGCGGGTAGTGTGGCGACGATGACCAATAGCACGGTCTCGGGGAATAGCGCGGGCGACGACGGCGGGGGCATCCAGAATTACGGCACGCTGACGATGACCAACAGCACGATCTCGGGCAATCGTACAGACGGTGGTGGAGGGGATGATGGCGGGGGCATTCACAATGCCGGTGGAACGTTGAACGCGAGCTTCATCACTGTCGCTAACAATACTGCCAACCCTTCTGGTCAAGGCGGAGGGATATTCCAAGCTGGTGGCACGGTCAATATCAAGAACTCGATTGTGGGTGACAACACCGCCGCAACTGGGGCGAATTGCCAAGGCACCGTGGTGACCAGTGGTACGAACTATGCGACTGATGCAAGCTGCACGGGATTCACGCAGGTGCCTTCGACGGGAGCGGGAGGATTGAATCTGGGTCCGTTGCAGGTCAATCCACCTGGCACGACGGCGACGCACGCGCTTCAGGTTGGGAGCGCAGCTATTAACGCAGTCACTGATTGCACCGATCTCTCGAACAACCCAGTCACGGCGGATCAGCGAGGCGTCTCGCGCCCACAGCCGTCTGGCGGTCAATGCGATGCTGGGGCTTATGAGGCTCCTCCGATTTTCAGTCTCACCGTGGATGGGGCGGGGACAGGCAGTGGTACAGTGACGGCCTCGGGGATCAGTTGCAACATCAGTTCGGGCAGCGCTTCGGGTGACTGCACTGAGGATTACGCTCAAGGCACGACGGTGACCTTGTCGGCTTCGGCCGGAGCTAATTCGGTGTTTGCGGGATGGTCAGGGGACCCGGATTGCACTGACGGGCAAGTCACGATGAATGCGAACAAGACCTGTACGGCGACGTTCAACGTGGTGCAGCGGACGTTGACGATCGGCGGGGCGGGTACGGGCAGCGGTACAGTGACGGCCTCGGGGATCAGTTGCAGCATCAGTTCGGGCAGCGCTTCGGGTGACTGCACTGAGCCGTACGCTGACGGGACGATTGTGAACCTGACGGCTATGGCAAACCCGGGGTCGACCTTCGCTGGCTGGACAGGAGATCCCGATTGCTTCGATGGTCAACTCACTATGAACGCAAATAAGGCGTGCGTGGCGACGTTCAATCTGCAGCAGGGCACGATCATTATCACTAAGGCCACAATCGGCGGAGACGGCACGTTCAACTTCACGGGTTCGGGCTCCATTGGCTCGTTCGCCATTACGACCAGCGGCGGCAGCGGCACCCAGTCGTTCACGCTCGCGCCAGGGACTTACACGGTGACGGAGGCGACGCCGCCGACGGGATGGAGCTTCACGAATTTGGCGTGCACCGATCCGACCAGCAATACGACAGTGAATCTCAACAACCGGCAGGCGCAGATCAATCTGGCGGCGAATGAGACGGTGACCTGCACGTTCACGAACACGCGGCAGGGGGTCAGTCTGTTCGTCCTGCAGCAAGGAAACAACTGTCTGGCGCTCGATTTGCTGAACAGGCAGTACACGCTCAGGACGGCTTCGGGCACCTTCAGTGGGGCGATCGAGTTCACGCGGACCAGCACGACGATTCGCTTCCGCAGCGCGCGAGGGGTCAGCCCGACCATCGTGGGGACGATCGATCTGCGGCGACGGACGGGCAATGTGATTGCAGCGTTCAGCCTATCTCAGCGATTGACGATCGTTGATTCGAACATAGATGACAACGGGCCGTGTCCGTAGGCGGCCTGTGCGGGGTCGCGCGGTCGTATGAAGCCGGGCGCGGCGTGAGGTCCTAGAGGCCGAGCGGGCGGTCACCCCAGGCCATCCGCTCGGCCTCTTCCTGAATGCATTTCTGCTGATCCGCACTCGTTCCCATTGCGGCTTCACCTTTACCCCGAACGTTCTCCCACTCCTTCTACGGCCAGTAGGACAAGGGAAAGCTGTTCAAGCGCTATCGCGTGGACGCATCGTACCACGCATCGGTGGCTCGATGAGGGCGCGCTGCTTCGGGGAACGCGAAATCGTGGCCCGTGCGGAGGATCTGCCTGAAGGCCGACGGCAGAAACTCCCCGGCGCGAGCCTTTTCGCTCGCACCGGGGAATCTGAGGGACTCATCGTTTGAGGACGAAACTGCCGTCGCTGGTTCCAAGCAACGTCAACAGTTGCCCAAACGGCGATCCGACAATCGCGATGTCCACCCGCCCGTCATTGTCGAAGTCTCCCGTGGTGAGGGAGGTCGGAGTGTTCAGGATTCGAATCCGCGACACGCGCGCCGACGATGGGGAACCAACCGGGACGATCGAGACGTCGTTGCCCGTGAAGTTCACCGTGGCGACGCTCAACGTTCCAGGCGTGAATTCGTGATCCGAATCCTACCAAGAGAAGCGTGAGCGAACCTTCAGCTCGCTCATGTGATCCAGAGGGGGGACGGCTCCCCAGTCCCTCGCGCCCAGTGTGCCTTCAACTGTTCGACGTATCGGCGAAAGTCCTCGCTCGCGAGATAGGGTTCGGGCAAGACGCGGGCCAGATAAGCGAGATATTGCTCCGGAGGAATCGGGCGTCCACCTTCGGTGAGCAGATGCCCACGCAGGTCATACGGTTGAAAAACGTATTCCTCGAGCCCGCGTCTGCGGAAGAACCGGCGATCGGGGAGAAGGAGCAGGTCTTCGGGGCGGATGCCCTGGCGAGATTCCCCTGAACTCAGCACCTCGCGGATGAGGCGTCGAGCCTCATCTGGAGGCATATTGGGATGACGTACACGCACGATGGCGATATTGACCCCTTCGATGATCCCTTCGACTTCTGCGATGTATTCGGCCTGCGCTTGACCGTTGGTCTTCGGTTTGAAGCCGAAGGCGACGGCCGTCTCACCCGTCCGTTCATTGCCGAACATCTCCAGGCCGCGCGGATACCACTTGTTAATCGCCCGCTGGATATCCTCCAGGCTGTAAGCGCCTTCTCCGCGGGTAGCGGCGACGGCTAAATCCTTCAGAGCGCGGCGGCCGAAGCCCATATGGAATCCTTCTTCACCGAGCATCGGTCCCATGCTTCGCGCCATGGGGGCATAGCTGAAAATCTGCATCATGTCGAGCTGGTACTTCCCGACCAAGTCAATAATGGCCGTGTAGACGGCATTGTCCAGGAAATCGCGGAACTCGATATTGAAAGCATCGAGCACATGCGTTCCCGTTCGCATCGCGAGCAGTTCCTCGATCGTCTCAGCAGCGACGTCTCCGTGTCCCGGTCGCTTCCACGTTGGATCGTGATCGAGGACCCAGAACATCTGGTAGGCATGGCGCAATTCCTCGGCCATGATCCGAAGGATCTCAAAGCGCGCTTCATCATCGGGAGCCGTGTCCAGGCTCATGCGATGTTGCTCGATGGAGCCGAATTCAGTCGAACATTGCGCGCGGATGATGCGGCGGGCTGTGTAGAACATATTGCCGGCCATCTCAGCCGCTCGCTCGATCTTCGGCTGGCCGACGTATTTCCCGACCTCGATCACCTCGGTGCGCAGGTCTCCCACTTTGGCCACAAGTTGAAATCGCGGCAGGCCGGGAAAATATTTGTCCCAGTAGGCCAGTAGGATGTCGAGTTCGGGAAAATTCTTTCGCTGCCAGTCAAGGATCGCCTGATGGTACTTTGGGCTGATGGTCGCCACCGTATATCGGATCGCCATAGGCTTCCTCCCCCTCCGATGCCTCTTGAAGGGAGGATTCTCTCATAAACGCCGGAGAAGCGCAACTCCTCGGGCATGCCTTGTTGAGACGTAAGCGGCGATGATGTCGGTGGTGTTGTTGGGCATCGCGCTGGGCCAAAATGCCACGAACAGCTTGATCCAAGGCCTGCTCGTGGGACTGTGAGAACTCATTAGAAGGCGGGGGAGGAATCGCGGAACGGTTCCTCCCTCTTTCCCTCAGCCGTCCCTCTTGGGCTGAGATTGTACGAAGCGCGACCTTCTTGGCGATTGGCACCGATTGAAGATCCCTGCGAGGCGATCGGAATTCGGCTCTCGTCTTCGCGCTGAGAGCCACAATTCTTCGTTGAAACTCGACAGCCTTTCGTATATAATCCTCACCGCATTGCCCGAATTTCGACGAGGAGGAGAACGCCTATGATTCGACGGCAATTCGCATGGAACGTGGTCGGGGGACTCCTGTTTCTGCTGTTACTGAGCGGTCGGGCGTGGGCGCAAGCGACGACCTCGCTTTCGGGGACGGTGACCGATCCAACGGGCGCGGTCGTCGTCGGTGCGACCGTGACGCTCACCAATGTG
This portion of the Blastocatellia bacterium genome encodes:
- a CDS encoding putative sulfate exporter family transporter, encoding EVWGSQYLLGTAMAAVGLGTNFSVFKSVGLKPFAVGFVGALLVGVVGLGLALTLGPYVHL
- a CDS encoding CSLREA domain-containing protein; translated protein: MRRRRAAMVLLLAGLLTVAPLPWPVTPVMGATFTVTSTADNLTNGDGQCTLREAIRAANNSASNDCGAASPASDVIVLQSGATYTLSLDPTAGNEDAALEDDLDILAAGTLTIQGNGATIERVGPCILNGTITAGEFRIFHVVASAANLTLQNVTVRNGCTDGSTNGGGVLNSGTLTVIGSTIRNSRANVDGGGLFNTGTLTVIDSTISNNLVNDDGGGIYNGGVLTVTNSAISNNTAAVWGGGILNASVTMTVTSSTFSNNRADQMGGGIFNTAGSVATMTNSTVSGNSAGDDGGGIQNYGTLTMTNSTISGNRTDGGGGDDGGGIHNAGGTLNASFITVANNTANPSGQGGGIFQAGGTVNIKNSIVGDNTAATGANCQGTVVTSGTNYATDASCTGFTQVPSTGAGGLNLGPLQVNPPGTTATHALQVGSAAINAVTDCTDLSNNPVTADQRGVSRPQPSGGQCDAGAYEAPPIFSLTVDGAGTGSGTVTASGISCNISSGSASGDCTEDYAQGTTVTLSASAGANSVFAGWSGDPDCTDGQVTMNANKTCTATFNVVQRTLTIGGAGTGSGTVTASGISCSISSGSASGDCTEPYADGTIVNLTAMANPGSTFAGWTGDPDCFDGQLTMNANKACVATFNLQQGTIIITKATIGGDGTFNFTGSGSIGSFAITTSGGSGTQSFTLAPGTYTVTEATPPTGWSFTNLACTDPTSNTTVNLNNRQAQINLAANETVTCTFTNTRQGVSLFVLQQGNNCLALDLLNRQYTLRTASGTFSGAIEFTRTSTTIRFRSARGVSPTIVGTIDLRRRTGNVIAAFSLSQRLTIVDSNIDDNGPCP
- a CDS encoding phenylacetate-CoA oxygenase subunit PaaI, yielding MAIRYTVATISPKYHQAILDWQRKNFPELDILLAYWDKYFPGLPRFQLVAKVGDLRTEVIEVGKYVGQPKIERAAEMAGNMFYTARRIIRAQCSTEFGSIEQHRMSLDTAPDDEARFEILRIMAEELRHAYQMFWVLDHDPTWKRPGHGDVAAETIEELLAMRTGTHVLDAFNIEFRDFLDNAVYTAIIDLVGKYQLDMMQIFSYAPMARSMGPMLGEEGFHMGFGRRALKDLAVAATRGEGAYSLEDIQRAINKWYPRGLEMFGNERTGETAVAFGFKPKTNGQAQAEYIAEVEGIIEGVNIAIVRVRHPNMPPDEARRLIREVLSSGESRQGIRPEDLLLLPDRRFFRRRGLEEYVFQPYDLRGHLLTEGGRPIPPEQYLAYLARVLPEPYLASEDFRRYVEQLKAHWARGTGEPSPLWIT